The DNA window CGTTCCCCGTGAGATGTCGGCCAATGGTATGCGCGTCGATCGCAAAGCGCATGAAGGTCCCCCCAGTATAATTCAATGGCTTGGAAGTGCTTCTAGGCAAGAGTGTTACAGCTCCAGTTCCTTCAATTGGGCGCGAGCGGATTGCCAAGTGTAGTGTTCCTCATAAAGGAGACGCGCCGCTTGTGCGAGGTGGGAACCCAACTCTCTATCATCGAACAATTCGATCACGCTTTGACGGAAGGCCGTGGCCGAGTCCGAAATTCGAAGGTGTTGCCCGGGAATAGCCTCCAACCCTTCCGCCCCAAGAGTCGTGGAAACCACCGGAGTTCCTGCAGCCCAGGCTTCCAGAATTTTCAGCCGGGTGCCGGAGCCGGAGAGCAGCGGCACAATGGCCAGCCGGGACTTTGCGATTTCTTCGATCGCATCCGATACCGGTCCTACGAAGTCGATGCCGGCCGCGGATTGCCCAATTTGCTTGGCGTATTGAATTTCTTTGCCCACCAAGCGAAGAGTACAACCCGGATGAGCTTGGCGGATAGCGGGCCAGCAGGAGGCCAGGAACCATGCCAGGGCGCTTTGGTTTGGCTGGTAGGCAAAGTTCCCGCTAAAGACGATGGAATTCGATCCCGGCTGCTTGGGGCGCTCGTGCCAGGGGATTGTATTGGCAACCACGGCGCTGGCTTTTGCATTTTTGACGATTCTGCATCGATCGGCTTCCGAACTGGTGACAATCCAGTCGAAGCGAGGCAGCAACGACGCCTCCAGTGCCCGCGCGCAACGGGCAAAATGTCCGATGAGAGGGCGCTGCACGAGCGGGGAATCGGCTTTCATGGAATCAAAATAAGCCGATTCGACATTATGGAGGTCGAGCACCAGCTTGGCCGCATGAGGCTGGAGGGTGGAGACGTACTGGGCGGCCCAGAAATGTTCGATCCAGGCGAGATCGAAGTGCTGGCCCTGCAAAATTTTGGCGAGGTGGTGGTCAAAGCCCGCAAAGCGGTCCACCAGGGGAGGAACGCCGCGCAGTCCCCGCCCGAGGTTGCGCCGCAGCCGCGGCCAGAAGTCTTTGGTGTGATGCGGCAGGTCAATGGTATGTGCGGCGTGCAACATCCCTGCCGGGTATTGCCCGGCCGGGTCGGGATCTCCTATGAGGCGGAAGTGGATCGCGTGCAGTTCGAATTCGCTGGCAAGGAATTCGAGGATCGAAGCACTGCGGAGTGGCCCTCCTCCGATCACTGGATAGGGGGCCTCGGGGAGGACGGCGAGCGCCCGGCGCTTAGCCGGCACAACGCTCATAAAGTTGCCGGAAGGCGGCGGCGGTGCGCTGCCAGGAGAAGTGTTGGGCCTGCTCGAGGCTTCGGGCTTGCCGCTGGGGATCGGGATGAGTCCAGAGCTCGCTCATTGTGTCTGCCCAGGCCTCGGGAGATTCGGGGTGGGCGTAAAGCGCCGCGTCACCGCCCACTTCCCGCAGCACCGGAATGTCGGATGCCACGACAATCGCCCCGCATTGCATTGCTTCCACAACGGGAAGACCAAAGCCTTCATAGCGCGACGGATACAACACTGCAGTTGCATTGCGATAGAGGGCAGGGAGCAAGCCTTCTTCCTGCTTGCCAATCCAGGTGATGCCTTCGCCTTGCGGCACGGCGTAGCCGTCTCGCGCCTGTCCTGCCAGCACCAACTTGCAGTGCAGGCCTCGAGCCTGCAAAATCGCCATTGCTTTCACCAGGACTCCGAGATTCTTGCGATCCTCGAGAGTTCCGAGACAAAGGAAATAAGGTCCCCCCTCATCCTGGGTGCCTGCTTCGAAATGAGCGGCGGCGGCCAGGGGAATCGTCACCACCCGGTCTGCCGGAAAGCGAAAGCGCTCGATCAGCTCTTCGCGAACCGCCTCCGAAGGGGTATGGACAAAGTCTGGAATGCGCAAGCGCAGCAGCATCGCGCAACGCGACTGCACCCTTGCGCTTGCCGCTCCTGGCTCCCGCCAGGGCGACAGGTCGTGAACTGTCATCACACAAGGCCGCTGCTTCACATAGGGGACCGCAAAATCAGTGCCGTGAAAAAGGTCTGCCTCGACGCGAGCCATCGCACGGTTCAAGCCAAACATCCACCAGCGCTTCTCGATTCCTTTCGGGAGCGGCGCAAATTGATCGGAGAGCGGGGTGAAATTGTCTGTGGGGAACTCTGCGCGCAAGGCGAGCAGCAACTGGTCTGTAAAGCGTCGGATGCCGCCGAGCGGCCCCATGAGCGGTGTTCCATCGAGAGCCACGCGCATCGTTTCAGGCATTCCCCGCTTCGCGCATGCCCTCGTTCACCTGGACGCGCATCAGGACAATCAGACCGCCGATAAAGAACAGAATCAGCGAGAGAATCGCGACGCGATAGTTGCCGGTCCACTGCAGGGCGAGGCCGAAGACGAGAGGGCTAATCCAACTGGTGCCTTTGTCGGAGATCTCATAGAGCGAGAAATACTCCGCTTCGCGCCCTTTCGGGATCAATTGTGAAAAGAGCGAACGGCTCAAAGCCTGGCTGCCGCCCATCACGATTCCGATGATGAAGGCGAGGATGAAGAACTCCCGCTCGGTCTTCACCGAGAGCCAGATGTAGAACAGCGTGAGGGTCCAGATCACCAGGCTGACGGCAATGCTGCGCTTGGCTCCCAGCCATTTCGATAAATAGTTGAAGCCCATCGCCCCAAAGAACGCGACAAACTGCACCATCAGAATCGCTTGTGTCAGGGAAGCCATCGACATCTGCAATTGGTCGCTGCCGAATTGGCTGGCCAGCGCGATCACGGTCTGGATGCCGTCGTTATAGAGCAGAAAGGCGATCAGGAACAGCAGGGCTTGCCGGTAACCGGTAATCTCGCGCAAGAGCTTCTTCACCTGGCGCAGTCCAACGCCCAGATAGTTTTCGCCGGGGGGCAGTGTATGGCCGATGTTGCGGTTCTTCAGCCCGAGCAGGGCAGGTACGGTAAAGATGCCCCACCAGAGGCCCGCCGAGCAGAGGCTGATGCGAACGGCCATGCCTTCAGATATGCCGAAATCCTTCGCGTTGCCAAACAGATAGAGATTGAGCGCCAGCAGCAGGCCGCCGCCGAGATACCCAATTCCCCAGCCCTTGGACGACACCGAGTCGCGCTCGTCTGGCGCGGCAATTTCGGGCAGGAAGGAGTTGTAGATCACGATGGAAGCGCCAAAGGCCAGGTTGGACAGCAGAAACAAGGCTGCGCCGAAGAGATAGTTGTCGCCTTCGAGAAAGAACATCAGCGCCGTTGCCGTGGCGCCTGCAATGGCGAGCGCGCCTAGCATTTCGCGCTTCCTGCTGCCATAGTCGGCCAGCGCTCCAACCAAGGGCAAGAATAGAACTTGCAGTACGACGGAGAGGGCGATCAGATAGCTCCAGAGGGCGCGGGGGTCCACAGAGATCCCAAACGGATGAATGTCCCCATCCGGACCCGCCGCTGCCTTGGCCAGCGAGGTGAGATAAGGACCCAGGAAGAGAGTGACGACCGTCGAAGAAAAGGCGGAATTTCCAAAGTCGTAGCTATACCAGGCTCGTTGTTCCCAGACGCCGGCAGGTTTTGAAATCGCAGCGATATTCAACAAAAAGTTCCTAACCTTTTTCGAATCTGGAGCATCACTCCATGTATGAAATTTCTAGTATCGCTTTTCTTAGGAGGGCTTCTCGCTATGTCCGCCGCCGATTCCGCCTATGACTTCACGATGAACTCGATCACGGGTCAGCCTGTAGCGCTGAAGCAGTTCGAGGGCAAGCCCGTTCTTTTTGTGAATGTGGCCAGCAAGTGTGGCTACACGCCCCAATATGAAGGGCTGGAAGCGCTCTATCGCAAATACAAGGCGAAGGGCTTCACAATTGTCGGGATTCCGGCCAATAACTTCGGCTCGCAGGAGCCCGGTACGAATGAGGAGATCGCCACCTTCTGCAAGCGTACCTACGATGTCACCTTCCCGATTCTGTCCAAGGTAGATGTCGTGGGGCCAAACATCACCCCGCTGTATCAGTACCTGACCCAGACTGGCGGCGACGTCAAGTGGAACTTCACGAAGTTTCTGGTGGGCAAGGACGGTAAAGTGATCGCTCGTTACGAATCGAAAGTCAAACCGGACGATGCGGCCTTGGTTGCGGCGATCGAAGCCGCGATCAAATAAGCTATCGCGGGCGGATGCGCAGAACCTCGTCCGCCCGCACTTCCTGATACGGAAGCAGCACCGGTTCACCGTTGTACCAGCTCTCCCAATAATCCTTACTATGCTTGGCGAAAACATGGCCGCTTTCGCCGAGTGTCAGCGTGAAATAGCTCTTCTCCCAATTCGAGGGATCGGCAATGAAACGGAACGCCGGACCCACTCGCGGGCTCACCTGCTTCACGGTGAGTGCGGAGCCGCTCAAGGCCGCCGGCCCTGCTTGCACGTAGCTATCGACAAGCGGTAGTTTGAGCGCACGAATCACGTCTGCCATCGGCATCCATGGCTTGCTGACAAATTTCCCCACCGTCACCGCCTCCGCCAACACCTGATTCGGAATGTAGATGCGATTGTAACGGCCATAATCCCAGAATTTCGGATTCTTCCCTTGTTGCTTCACCCCAATCTCGAGCGCGTCGAGCAATGCCTGGATGAGCAACTGGTCGTAGTCGGCGAACCAATCTTTGGGGCGGCTGCGCAGCAGATCTTCCACCACCGACGGCGCAAAATGAGACGGCGTGCCCGGCGCCCGCGGTGAGGCCCGGTGCAACACCGCGGTTTTGAGTTGCTCGTAGGCGAGAGTGGCCAGGAGCGGGGCGGCCATGCCAATTTCCATCTGCCCGTTCCAGGATTCCAACACCTCCAGCGCCGCGCTAAACTCCTCCCGGGACGACTTGCGCTTGCGGCCTGCTTTCACCAACTCCTGGGCCAGGTAATGATGGAAGGCGGAGTAGACGTCCTTTTGGATGCTGGCCATTTCGACAGGAAGCCATTGCGCTTTCTCACCGAGCCGGTTCACGATCTGGCGCTGCCGGTAAGGCGGCGTAAAGATGCCGGCCACCGGATACTTATAGTCCTTGGGAAAAGGGTTCTGATTGGAACTCACCAGATAGCCGCTCTTCGGATTGAAGGCTGTCGGCAGTTCCTCAAAGGGAATGAAGCCGAGCCATTCGTGGTCCGGGTTACGCGCATCGAGAGGCAACCCGCTCTCTGCCGTCTTTCGAATCGGAAATCGGCCTGCTGCCTGGTAGCCAATATTTCCGGCCTGATCGGCATAGAGGAAGTTATGATTCGGCCCCGGAAAGCGCGAGAGTGCCTTGCGGAATTGCGTCCAATCCTGCGCTCGATTGATATCTAGGAAGGCAAAAGAAAACTTGCCGTCAAAGGGCGTCCACTGCAGCGCATACTTGATTCCGTTGCGTTCGACGATCGGCCCATGCGGCGTGATCTGATTATTGAACTCGACGACGCCACCGCCCTTGATGCGGATGGTTTCCTTCTCGATGCCCACCAGCCGCGATTCATTGATGTACAGATCCTGGACATCGAACTGCAGCGTGGTCATCGACCAGGCGATCTTCTGGTTGTGGCCAATGATCACCCCGGGAGAGCCGGGGATGGAGCCGCCAATGACATCGAGATCGCCAGCCTTCAGATGGTTGATGTAGAAGGTGCTGGGCCAGCTCTGTTGCAAGTGCGGGTCGCCGGCAAGGATCGGCTTACCGGTGCTGCTGCGCGTGCCACTGATGGCCCAGGCATTGGAGCCCATCATGATTTCCGCCCCGTTGCGGGTGGGGAAGAGCATCTTCACCTTGGCTGGGTCGCCTCCTTGCGCGAGCATCAGGAACTGGTCGGCTTCGGTGGTCCAACTCGTGGAGAGCTGGCGGTGCATGTGAAGGCCAAGCAGCAGCGAATCGTTGATGCTCCATTGGCGGGGAGTATAGTTCAGCGCGCGGATCTCCAGAGGCAGCGTATCGAGGTGCGTGTTTAACCAATCGTTGACGCCGCGGGCATAGGCGGCCAGCCACTTGCGATCCTCCGGCTCCATCTGGGCCTGCATGGATTCGGCAAGCCGGCGCAGACGCATGCGGCGCGAATCGATATCGCTTTCGAGCGCAGCTTGCCCCACGATTTCTGCCATCTCTCCAGCGGCAATTCGCCGGGTGGCATCCATCTGCCAGAAACGATCCTGGGCATGTACATATCCCTGCAAATACAGCGCATCTTCGATGCTGGCCGCCTGGATGTGAGGGATGCCCCGATCGTCACGAGTCACCGTGGCCGGCTTGCTCAGGTCGAGGGCCAACTCGCCCGCGGTTTGTGGCATGCTGAGCCAGATGTACTTGTAGAACAAGCCCAACGCAGCAATCAAAGCGATTGCAGCAATAGCGTTGGTATATTTGAAAACGCGTCGCACCTAATCGAATTCTAATGGAAGCCAACAGTAATATCGGGTTGCGGCTCTTGCTGCTTGCCGCCCTCACCGCGATTAACGGCTTCTTTGCCGCCTCTGAAATCGCACTTCTGAGCGCGCGCCGGCCCCGCCTGAAGCAACTGGCAGCTGACGGAAACCTGGGCGCTATCGCTGCCTTAAAGCTGCTGGCGAACATGGAACGCCTGCTCAGCGTTGTCCAGGTTGGGATCGGAATCACAAGCCTGGCCATGGGTGTGGCTGGCGAAGAGGCCATCAACCACTGGCTCAAGTTGCAACTGGTCCCGCTGGCGCCTGCCGGTTACGCCAAGGTGGTTGAGATCTTCTGCCTGATGGTTAGTTTTGTTTGTCTGACGCTGCTGCTGGTGGTGGTGGGCGAAGTGGTGCCGAAGAATCTGGGCATCATTGCCTCGGAACGTGTGAGCCTGTTGGGCGCGCCGGTGCTGCTCTTGGTGAACCGGGCTCTGTCGCCACTGGTCTTCCTGGTTGAGAGTCTGGCCAATTTCTTTTCGCGCATTCTGGGCTTGCCTCGTGGCACGGCGCATGGAGTCCATTCGCCGGAAGAGATCCGGCACATTGTCGAATCGAGCAAGGAGCACTCGACGGTGACACCGTTTGAGGCGCACGCAATCGACCGCCTGCTGGAACTGCGCGAACTGGTGGCTCGCGAAGTGATGACGCCGCGCAACAGCCTGATCTGTCTGCCGATCAACGCCTCGCTCGACAATCTGTTGAAGGTGATGAGCGATCACCACTTCTCGCGCGTTCCCGTGTACAAGGACAATCCGGACAACATCATGGGGATCGTGCATTTTCGAGACCTGCTGGTGGTTTGGCAGGAGCGCAGGCTCTCGACGGAGCGGCGGCGGCCTGTCCGTCCTTTTCGGCTCGAAAACTATATCCGCAAGCTTCCGGTGATTCCGGAAACAAAATCACTCAGCGATCTGATCGATGAGTTCCGGCAGAATCGCGCGCATATGTCGCTTGTGGTCAATGAGTTCGGCGCCGTCAGCGGCGTACTGACGCTTGAAGACGTCTTCGAGCAGGTCTTTGGCGAAATCAATGACGAGCATGATCTGGTGGTGGCCGAAGTGGAAACCGAAGCCGATGACCTCGAACTCGATGGCTCAACGACCGCTCGCGATCTCGAGCTGAAATTCGGAATCGAATTGCCAAACGACGCTGGTTTTGAGACGCTGGCCGGATTCATCCTCTTCCGGCTCGGTTTTATTCCGAAGTCCGGCGAAGTGGTGGAAGAGGGCGACCGCCGCTATACGGTCGTCGAGATGGAACGCAATCGGATTGGCCGCGTGCGCGTCGAGCGCATCCGCCATACCGATCCGGTTTAGGGCCGGATCGGCCGGATCTTGATGTCGCGGAACGCGACCACCCCATCGTGAATCTGCAGCGCCAGCGGCGAACTCCGTTGGGCCTGCTGGCGGAGCAGGAGCTTGCTGGCGCGCTGGCTTTGGGCAAAAGCCGCCTCGGCGGCGGGTGTATCGAGATCGATATTGACTACTTTTTCTCCGTCGAGCCAGTGTTCGATATGCAGACCGGACGCGATGATCCTCGAGTGGTGCCAACGATCTGGCGCTGCTGGTTTCGACCTCTGGGGCGCCACGTAATCGTAGAGAGCCCCTGTCGAATGCCGGAGATTCGAGAGTGAATCGGGGTTCGCCAGATCGTCGGTGATCTGATACTCGAGTCCCGTCGGTTCGATGCGAGTCTTCTCGGTCATGCTCTGGATGCGGTATTTGATGCCGGAGTTTGCCTTTGCCTCGGCGCGCCAGGAGAAGGCCAACTCAAAATCGGTAAAAGAGCTTTCTGTGAGCAAGTAGACTTCGGCGCCATGGCCCGGAGTGGTCACCAGTGCCTGGTCAGCAACCGCCCAGGAGGGTGTCGGGGCAGGCGTCTTTCCAGACCAGCGCCAGCCGGCGAGGGAATGGCCATCAAAGAGCAATTGCCAGCCTGCTTTGCGTTCCGCTGGAGAGAGCGTATTGGGTTGGGCAAAGGCCACGGAGCAGGCGAGCAGAAAAAGCACGGGACGCATGGAGGTAGGGTATCAAGGGCCCTCGCCGCGATGACGCAATTGCTGTAATCTTTTGTGCTGCCGTCCGTATCTCGATTGCTATGCAATGCCTGATGCCTGTGGCGATCGCCCTCTCTCTGACCCTTCTGCGCCTGGACGCTCAAACGCCGGCCGCTGTCACCAAAATGGTTGCCGTGGACGGGCACCGGCTCAAGGTTCGGATCGCTGGCGCTGCGCAGGGCTTCCTGCCCACGGTCGTCTTTGAAAGTGGAATCGGCACGCCTCTTGAACGATGGGGCGCCATTCAAGCGGAGATTGCAAAGCAAACCGCAACCTTCTCCTATGACCGGGCGGGGATTGGCGGATCTGAGCCAGGCACCGAGGCGCCTACTTTCCCGCATATCGTCAGTGAGTTGCATTCGCTTTTGCAGGCAAGCGGCATGAAACCGCCTTACTTGCTGGTGGGACATTCGCTCGGTGGGCCGATCAGCCGCTTGTTCGTCGCCACTTATCCCAATGAGGTTGCGGGGCTGGTGTATGTCGATCCGGGCGACTTCTCCGGCGCTGCGGAAAAGCCCGGGCAGGAGGGGAGCGACATGGTGAACCGCCTGCGAGACCAATCCTATGCCAACCGGAGCGCGAGCGAACAGGCCGAGTATCGTGAGGCGCGAAAGGCGGAGCGCAGCGGCTTCGCTTTGTTCCGGCAGCTCCCGCCGATGCCTGATCTTCCGCTTGTGGTGCTCTTGGGGGCCATCGCTCTGCCTGGACCATCCGGAATGGACTGGAAGTCCTTCGCCGCAGAACGCCTGCGCCAGGCCGTCGAGCACGCGCACCAGTGGACGAGCGAAGTCTCAGAAGGCTGGCTGGTGGTGACGCCCAACAGTAGTCACTACATCCAGGACACGGAACCGGAGCTTGTGGTGTGGGGGATTCGGAAGGCTCTCTTCCCGGAGATTGGGCGGCGTCTGGCTCGCATCCCGCACGATCAAGGCGCCAAAGGAATCCTGGCTCTGTATCGCCAGCTCCGTGCCAGCTATCCCGCCGCAGCCTTTAAGCCGAACCAGCTCAATAGCATTGCCTATCGCTTCCTGCGTGCCGGAAAGGTCGAGGCTGCGATCCAGCTCTTTCAGCGCAACGTGTCAGAGTTCCCCAGCGATTGGAATGTCTACGACAGTCTTGGGGAGGCATATCTGGCTGCCGGCCAGCGAAAGCTGGCAATCGAGAATTATGAGAAGTCCGTGCAACTGAATCCCGGCAATGGGAATGGAAAGAAGATGCTCGAAGAGCTGCAGAAGTAGGTGCTTACTTGCGTCCCGGCATGACAATCTTCTGGCCAAGCAGTTTGCTCAAGTCCGCCTCAAGCGGCGCGACGGCCCGGTTGAAGATCATCTTGTAGGACTCGCAGAAGTAGTCGAGATCGGAGAAATTCCCATTGGGCCCGTGGCGGAACTTCGGACATCCGCCGTGGCAGATCTCCTTGTAGTCGCAAACCTGGCATTCCGGGTGCTGGATCGACTTCTTCTCCGCAAAGCTCTGACGGCGATTGCGGCGGGCAATCTTTGCCCAGGAATCCTCGTGGATGTTGCCCAGCTTCCAGCCGCCTTCGACAAAGAAGTCGCAGGGGAAAACATCGCCGTTGTATTCGACAACGCAATAGCTGTCGCAACTGTCGTGCATGGTGCAGTTGCCTGGCTTCTGTCCGGCAATTGCTTCGGCAATATTGTCGAAGAAGCGAATCCGCATCTTGCGCCGGTCGGGCCACCACATCTCGAAGGTCTCCACCAGGAACTGGCCGTACTCCCGCGCGCTCACCGTATAGGGCAGGCCCTTGCCGCCACCGGCAAACTCGGCGAGCGGAATGTACTGCACATTATCGACGCCCAGGCTCTTGTAGTATTTGTACAGCTCGCGGGCGCGCCCGACATTCGCCTGGCTGACGACGCAGAGGATGTTGAAGTCCACGCCTTCGCGCTGCAGAGCCTCCAGGCCCCGTAGAACCCAGCTATGGGTGCCATGGCCCTCTTTGTTGTAGCGGTACTTGTCGTTGACCCCTTCCGGTCCATCGAGCGAGAGCCCGATCAACCAGTTGTACTGCTTGAAAAACTGCGCCCAGTTCTTGTCGAGCAACACGCCGTTGGTTTGCAGCGCATTCGATACGTTTTGTCCGTTGCGGCCCGAGCGTTGCTGGAATTCGACAAGCTTTTCGAAGAAGGGAAGCCCGGCCAGGGTCGGCTCCCCACCCTGGAAGGCAAAGGTTGAGTTCGGGTAGGAATAGAAGAGAAAACTATCAACCAGCCGCTGGAGCGTATCCTCCGACATCCGCCGCTTGGGAAGCTCGGCGTAGGGGTCGAGATCGCGATCGAGATAGAAGCAATAGCTGCAATCGAGATTGCAAAGGGCCGAGGCCGGCTTGATCAGAATCGAGGAGATGCGTGGCGCCGGACCCTGCCGCTCCGCATGGAGGGGAATGTCAGGCCCGGAGGCCTGGCCGAGGATATGAAACTGCTCACCGTCCATCTGATACGAGTCTATCAATCGGCATTCCGGCAATCGCCAATTCCAGCAGCCAATGCACTTCTGTTAGCATCCAAAAGAAGGTGAGGAGAACTGCCATGGGCGCCATTCAAATTGGATTGACTGACGATCAGCGAGCGGGCTCAGCGGGATTGCTGAAAGCCGCGCTGGCCGACGTGTATGTGTTGTACACCAAGACTCGCAAGTACCACTGGAATGTAGAGGGTACGGACTTTCATGACCTTCATAAATTCTTCGAGTCGCAGTATGAAGAATTGGATACTGCCATTGACGAGATTGCCGAACGCATCCGTGCTCTCGGTGTCTACAGTACCGGAAGCTTCAAGGAATTTCTCGAAGATGCCCGGATCAAGGAAGATTCCAATGGGCAGATCAGCGCCATGCAGATGATCGAGAATCTGTTGAACGATCAGGAAGCCATCATTCGCGATCTTCGCATTGACATCAAGCGCGCATCGTCGGAATTCGATGACGATGGGAACGCCGATTTTCTGACCGGCTTGTTGAAGAGCCACGAGAAGATGGCCTGGATGCTGCGCTCGATGTTGCGCTAGGGAAGTACGTTTGGTGGGCCGCTGGCAGAACGCCGGCGGCTCAAACCAAAGTATTCATAGGCACGGTCGGTTGCAATCCGGCCACGAGGGGTGCGGTCGACAAAACCCTGCTGGATGAGATAGGGCTCATAGACGTCCTCAATGGTTCCTGCCTCTTCGTCAATTGCGCTCGATAGCGTGCTGAGGCCCACCGGACCGCCATCGAACTTCACGAGAATCGCATCCATGATGCGGCGATCCACTTCGTCCAGCCCGAGCGGATCCACTTCGAGCAGTTCCAGCGCATCGATAGCAATCTGCTTCGACATCTCGCCCGAGGCCTTCACCTGTGCATAGTCCCGGACGCGGCGCAGCAGCCGGTTGGCGATGCGGGGCGTGCCCCGGCTCCGGCGAGCAATCTCGGTCGAGGCGAGTTCGTCCATTTTCAAATCGAGAATTTTTGCCGAGCGGCGTACAATGCCTGCCAGCTCATCTGGTTGGTAGACATCCAGCCGTAGCATGAGCCCAAAACGTCCGCGCAGCGGGGCGCTGATGTTGCCCAGGCGCGTGGTGGCTCCCACTGCAGTGAACTTCGGCACTGGAAGAGAGTGCGTACGCGCTCCGGGGCCGGTGCCGACGAGAATATCGACCCGGAAGTCTTCGAGCGCCGAATAAAGCATTTCTTCCACATCGGGCGCCAGCCGGTGAATTTCATCGATGAAAAAGACCTGCTTGGCGCGGATGTTGCTCAGCAGGCCGGTGAGGTCGAGTTTCTTCTGCAGTACTGGTGCAGAGGTTTGCTCAAAAGAAGAACCCAGCTCATTGGCGATCAGGGTTGCGATGGTGGTTTTGCCCAGGCCCGGAGGGCCGTAGAGCAGCACATGGTCCATCGCCTCGCCGCGCATTTTGGCCGCTTCGATGGCGATCTTCAGATTCTCTTTCAGCTTTGGCTGGCCCGTGAAATCAGCAAGACTGCGCGGACGCAAAGAGGCCTCAAAGAGACGCTCCTCGTCATTGGCCTGGGCGTCCGCTATGCCGCGTTCGATCATTCCACCTCAGCTTAACGTACGAGCTCTAAACTCTTGCGGAAGAGCGCCTCAAAGTCTCCGCTATTCACCATTCCCTTCGCTTTGGCGACGGCCTGTTCGGCGGCTGCGGCGGGCGAGCCGAGATTGATCAGCGCCGACAGGACATCGGCTTCGAGTGCCGAGAAGTGTTCTGCCGTCGTCCCGGGTAGCCGGGTGGGGGCGCCGAGCGGCAGGTCATCCAGCTTATCTTTCAGCTCGAGGATGATGCGTTCTGCGGTCTTTTTGCCGATCCCCGGAACCCGCGTTAGCCCCACAATGTCCCCGCCACGGATGCAGGACACCAGATTTTCGACGGCAATCCCGCTTAGTACCTTCACGCCCAGCGCCGGCCCGATGCCGCTCACCGAGATCAGCCGTTCGAAGGCACGCTTCTCAATGGCGGTGAGAAAGCCAAATAACGCAATGGAATCTTCGCTCACTTTCGTGTAGATGCGGAGATTCACTTCCTGGCCGGCTGCTGGCAAGCCCGCATAGCTGCTAATCGGGACCTCCACCTTGTAGCCGACCCCGCCCGCCATCACGATGACCGTGCCGCCTGCTTTTTCCAGCACCGTTCCCCTGAGATACGCAATCATAAAGACACCATAGCGTATGGCACGGCGACTCTTTTTTGTTCCTCAGGTGCACAGTGGCCAGGCAGAACTTCGTGGCGACGAGGCAAAACACCTTTCGCGAGTTCTTCGCGTGGAAGTTGGGCAAGTTTTCGAGATTTCCGACAACCAGCAGAAGTATCTGGCCAAGGTTGCCGATGCGCACAAAGAACTGGTTCGTTTTGAGATTTTAGAAAAACTTTCGGCACACCGGGAGCTTCCGGTCATTCATCTTTACGCCGCGATTATCA is part of the Bryobacter aggregatus MPL3 genome and encodes:
- a CDS encoding hemolysin family protein, which encodes MEANSNIGLRLLLLAALTAINGFFAASEIALLSARRPRLKQLAADGNLGAIAALKLLANMERLLSVVQVGIGITSLAMGVAGEEAINHWLKLQLVPLAPAGYAKVVEIFCLMVSFVCLTLLLVVVGEVVPKNLGIIASERVSLLGAPVLLLVNRALSPLVFLVESLANFFSRILGLPRGTAHGVHSPEEIRHIVESSKEHSTVTPFEAHAIDRLLELRELVAREVMTPRNSLICLPINASLDNLLKVMSDHHFSRVPVYKDNPDNIMGIVHFRDLLVVWQERRLSTERRRPVRPFRLENYIRKLPVIPETKSLSDLIDEFRQNRAHMSLVVNEFGAVSGVLTLEDVFEQVFGEINDEHDLVVAEVETEADDLELDGSTTARDLELKFGIELPNDAGFETLAGFILFRLGFIPKSGEVVEEGDRRYTVVEMERNRIGRVRVERIRHTDPV
- a CDS encoding 3-keto-disaccharide hydrolase, which codes for MRPVLFLLACSVAFAQPNTLSPAERKAGWQLLFDGHSLAGWRWSGKTPAPTPSWAVADQALVTTPGHGAEVYLLTESSFTDFELAFSWRAEAKANSGIKYRIQSMTEKTRIEPTGLEYQITDDLANPDSLSNLRHSTGALYDYVAPQRSKPAAPDRWHHSRIIASGLHIEHWLDGEKVVNIDLDTPAAEAAFAQSQRASKLLLRQQAQRSSPLALQIHDGVVAFRDIKIRPIRP
- a CDS encoding alpha/beta fold hydrolase — its product is MQCLMPVAIALSLTLLRLDAQTPAAVTKMVAVDGHRLKVRIAGAAQGFLPTVVFESGIGTPLERWGAIQAEIAKQTATFSYDRAGIGGSEPGTEAPTFPHIVSELHSLLQASGMKPPYLLVGHSLGGPISRLFVATYPNEVAGLVYVDPGDFSGAAEKPGQEGSDMVNRLRDQSYANRSASEQAEYREARKAERSGFALFRQLPPMPDLPLVVLLGAIALPGPSGMDWKSFAAERLRQAVEHAHQWTSEVSEGWLVVTPNSSHYIQDTEPELVVWGIRKALFPEIGRRLARIPHDQGAKGILALYRQLRASYPAAAFKPNQLNSIAYRFLRAGKVEAAIQLFQRNVSEFPSDWNVYDSLGEAYLAAGQRKLAIENYEKSVQLNPGNGNGKKMLEELQK
- a CDS encoding anaerobic sulfatase maturase yields the protein MDGEQFHILGQASGPDIPLHAERQGPAPRISSILIKPASALCNLDCSYCFYLDRDLDPYAELPKRRMSEDTLQRLVDSFLFYSYPNSTFAFQGGEPTLAGLPFFEKLVEFQQRSGRNGQNVSNALQTNGVLLDKNWAQFFKQYNWLIGLSLDGPEGVNDKYRYNKEGHGTHSWVLRGLEALQREGVDFNILCVVSQANVGRARELYKYYKSLGVDNVQYIPLAEFAGGGKGLPYTVSAREYGQFLVETFEMWWPDRRKMRIRFFDNIAEAIAGQKPGNCTMHDSCDSYCVVEYNGDVFPCDFFVEGGWKLGNIHEDSWAKIARRNRRQSFAEKKSIQHPECQVCDYKEICHGGCPKFRHGPNGNFSDLDYFCESYKMIFNRAVAPLEADLSKLLGQKIVMPGRK
- a CDS encoding Dps family protein, producing MGAIQIGLTDDQRAGSAGLLKAALADVYVLYTKTRKYHWNVEGTDFHDLHKFFESQYEELDTAIDEIAERIRALGVYSTGSFKEFLEDARIKEDSNGQISAMQMIENLLNDQEAIIRDLRIDIKRASSEFDDDGNADFLTGLLKSHEKMAWMLRSMLR
- the ruvB gene encoding Holliday junction branch migration DNA helicase RuvB, with product MIERGIADAQANDEERLFEASLRPRSLADFTGQPKLKENLKIAIEAAKMRGEAMDHVLLYGPPGLGKTTIATLIANELGSSFEQTSAPVLQKKLDLTGLLSNIRAKQVFFIDEIHRLAPDVEEMLYSALEDFRVDILVGTGPGARTHSLPVPKFTAVGATTRLGNISAPLRGRFGLMLRLDVYQPDELAGIVRRSAKILDLKMDELASTEIARRSRGTPRIANRLLRRVRDYAQVKASGEMSKQIAIDALELLEVDPLGLDEVDRRIMDAILVKFDGGPVGLSTLSSAIDEEAGTIEDVYEPYLIQQGFVDRTPRGRIATDRAYEYFGLSRRRSASGPPNVLP
- the ruvA gene encoding Holliday junction branch migration protein RuvA, with the protein product MIAYLRGTVLEKAGGTVIVMAGGVGYKVEVPISSYAGLPAAGQEVNLRIYTKVSEDSIALFGFLTAIEKRAFERLISVSGIGPALGVKVLSGIAVENLVSCIRGGDIVGLTRVPGIGKKTAERIILELKDKLDDLPLGAPTRLPGTTAEHFSALEADVLSALINLGSPAAAAEQAVAKAKGMVNSGDFEALFRKSLELVR